CGCGCGACCGCGCCGAACCAGGTGTGGGTGACCGACGTGACCTACGTCCCGACGGCCGAGGGCTGGCTCTACCTCGCCGTGATTCTCGACCTCTACGCGCGGCGGGTGGTCGGCTGGGCGGCGAGCGAGGCGAACGACACCCGGCTTGCGATGGCGGCCCTCTCGATGGCGACGACCGCTCGTCGGCCGCCGCCCGGCCTCGTCCACCACTCCGACCGCGGCAGTCCGTACGCCAGCGCCGACTACCGTCGTGCGCTGGATGCGTCTAGCATCGTCCCGAGCATGAGCCGCAAGGGCGACTGCTGGGACAACGCCGTCGCGGAGAGCTTCTTCAGCACCCTCAAGATCGAGCTCGTCCACGAGGAGCAGTACGAAACGCGCCCGGCCGCCATCGCCTCCATCGGCGATTACATCCATTTCTTCTACAATCTCGAGCGGCGCCACTCGCTGCTGGATTACCTCAGCCCTGTCGAGTTCGAACTGAAGACCCAGGTCGCCGCGTCGGCGGCATAGTCAGACTGTAGTCCGCCACCGAGATCCGTCGTTTCTCGACGCGATCTCGGTGGCGACCTGAAATCACCTCCGGCGCTTCCGTGTGGCACGCGTGGGCTTCGGACCGGCCGGTGTCTTCCGGCGTCGGTATGAGTCCGCCTCGATGTCGAGGACGTGGCAGTCCTGCGCGAAGCGGTCGACGAGAGGTCCGAGACACGAGGCGTCCTGAAATACCGTGCCCCACTGCTTGAAGGGCAGGTTCGTAGTGATGACGATGGAGCGCTGCTCATGCCGTCGGCTGACGATGTGGAAGAGCAGGTCGGCGGCGCGTCGATCGCAGGGGACGTAGCCGAGCTCGTCGAGGACCAGCAGGTCGGGTGCGACGTAGCGCTTGAGCCGCCGCTCCGTCGCCGGCAGCGACTCCTGCCGGAGCAGGTCCGCGAGCGCGGCGTTCAAGGTGGAGAAGCGGACGGTGTAGCCCTTCTCCAGCGCCCGTAGCCCGAGGTTCTGGGCGAGGGTGCTCTTGCCGACGCCGGCCGGCCCGCGCAGCAGGACGTTCTCGGCGTTCTCGATGAAGTCGAGCCCGAGCAGGTGCTCGTAGAGCTCGCGGTCGATCTGTCGAGGGTGGTTCCACTCGAAGTGGTCGAGCGACTTGAAGATGCCGAGCGTCGCGG
The window above is part of the Sandaracinaceae bacterium genome. Proteins encoded here:
- a CDS encoding IS3 family transposase, with protein sequence RATAPNQVWVTDVTYVPTAEGWLYLAVILDLYARRVVGWAASEANDTRLAMAALSMATTARRPPPGLVHHSDRGSPYASADYRRALDASSIVPSMSRKGDCWDNAVAESFFSTLKIELVHEEQYETRPAAIASIGDYIHFFYNLERRHSLLDYLSPVEFELKTQVAASAA
- the istB gene encoding IS21-like element helper ATPase IstB produces the protein MTDVVDLLRRIGLRTTPEAIHALLTHAQKSKMSHGVLVEQLVELELRERDARNLLRRTKAATLGIFKSLDHFEWNHPRQIDRELYEHLLGLDFIENAENVLLRGPAGVGKSTLAQNLGLRALEKGYTVRFSTLNAALADLLRQESLPATERRLKRYVAPDLLVLDELGYVPCDRRAADLLFHIVSRRHEQRSIVITTNLPFKQWGTVFQDASCLGPLVDRFAQDCHVLDIEADSYRRRKTPAGPKPTRATRKRRR